A stretch of DNA from Shewanella sediminis HAW-EB3:
ATGGTTCAACAGATCCTCAAATTACCCGCCGCTCCCCAGGCCGATGCTGCCGACGCATTAGGCGTCGCTATCTGCCATTTTCATACCAGCCAAAGTTTAATCGCTTTGGGGGGAAGAGCTAACGCAAGAACTTATGGACGTTACAGATGATTGGTCGCTTAAGAGGGTTACTTGTTGAGAAGCAAGCACCTGAAATTTTACTTGAAGTGCAGGGGTTAGGTTACGAAGTTCAGATGCCGTTAACCAGCTTTTATGAACTCCCTGAGCTCAATCAGGAAGCCATTGTATATACCCATTTCGTAGTGCGTGAAGATGCTCAACTACTTTACGGTTTTATCACCAAACAGGAACGCGCACTTTTTCGGTTACTGATAAAAACCAATGGTGTCGGGCCAAAGCTGGCTCTGACCATACTCTCAGGAATGACCGCAAGTGAATTTGTTGCCTGCGTCGAACGTGATGATATTGCGACCTTAGTTAAGTTGCCCGGTGTGGGTAAGAAAACAGCCGAGAGATTGCTAGTAGAGATGCGTGATAAGCTTAAGAGTCTGATGGAGGCATCGGCAGGCTCTGAGCGTGAATTTATGCTTAAGTCTAATTACACACCCGCACCTGTGATTAATACCGCAGAAGAAGATGCCATTGCCGCACTATTGTCTCTCGGGTATAAGCCTGCACAGGCAAGTAAGGCCGTCTCAGCGGTATATCAAGATGGCATGGACTCAGAGACATTGATTAAATCGTCACTGAAATCGATGTTATAAACTGAGTGAATGAAGAGATACTGATGATAGAAGCCGATCGTTTAATCCATGCTGAGCCTCAAGGGCCCGAAGAGCGTGATGAGCAGATAGACAGGGCGATGCGCCCTAAGTTGCTCGATGAGTATACGGGTCAAGATGATACCAGAGCTCAGTTAAAGATATTTATTAAAGCGGCGCAAAATCGCGGTGAGGCTCTCGATCATATGCTGATCTATGGCCCTCCGGGGCTTGGAAAGACTACATTGGCGATGATTGTCGCCAATGAGATGGGGGTAAATATTAAATCTACCTCGGGACCTGTGCTGGAAAAAGCCGGCGATCTTGCTGCACTCCTGACTAATCTTGAGCCTGGTGATGTCCTGTTTATCGATGAGATCCACCGCCTTAGTTCGGTAGTCGAGGAGATCCTTTATCCGGCTATGGAGGATTACCAACTAGATATCATGATTGGTGAAGGCCCGGCAGCTCGTTCAATCAAATTGGATCTGCCTCCCTTTACGCTTATTGGCGCTACTACGAGAGCTGGGGCGTTAACTTCGCCACTGCGCGCAAGATTTGGTATTCCTCTCAGGTTAGAGTTTTATAACACGAAAGATCTCAGTTCAATTGTATCGCGTTCGGCTAATGTCCTCGAGTTGCCCATCGATGATGAAGGTGCAATAGAGCTGGCCAAGCGCTCTCGTGGAACGCCGCGGATCGCCAATCGTTTGTTACGACGAGTACGAGATTTTGCTGAGGTAAAGCACGATGGCGAAATCAATAAAGCTGTGGCAGATCTGGCATTAGATATGTTGGATATCGATTCCGAAGGTTTCGACTATATGGATAGGAAGCTATTGCTGGCCATCATAGATAAGTTTATGGGGGGACCCGTAGGCCTCGATAACTTAGCCGCTGCGATTGGCGAAGAGAGAGAGACCATCGAAGATGTGTTAGAGCCCTTTTTGATCCAACAGGGATTTATCCAACGTACACCAAGAGGGCGTATTGCCACAGACCGTGCTTACCGCCATTTCGACATCATTCAACCTGAAAAATAGCACTGAAATTTGCCAGAGGCCTTAAGTTATTAGTATCAGGCCTTTGGTTAATAAGTCACATTCCCCTAATAAGCCATCCACTCTCCTGGCCTGGCAGATCCACATAGACCCGTTCTGTTTTAAGTAATTGAAAAATCATTCACATTTCTTGCACATTGTTTTTGTAAAGTTCTTGGTAATACCAATCAGTATAAACAGCGTTATTAAGCTTTTATGAGCATTCAATACCAAGGTACTTTATGAACAAAATATCAATTACTCTACTCGCTTGCGCCTCAATCTTAAATTTATCTGGTTGTAATTTGGGAGATGACACGGCTTCTGAAGAAAAAACAGTTATTGAAGAGCCAAGTGATGACCCTACCGGAATCGAACTCCCTGCTGATATTGATCTTGTTGATATTTCCGGAGGTGTTTTCGAAATGGGAGGCTATTCTATGTCGGGTGATTCTCCTGTTGTTAGTGTAACAGTATCCGATTTTGCCATTTCTGACACTGAAGTCACGAATGCTCAGTATACTGAGTTTTTAAATTCCGCTTATATCGATGGATGGATTAGCGTTGAGCTTCAAACCACAAATGATCCATGTGGAAAATATGAAGAGTATATGGTTGTAGCAACAGGTGTAGCCCCACATAGTGGCGAAATTTACTTACAACTAGGCGAAACTGGTGGTTGTACTAGTGGAGGCGAGGAAGAAAATATTAATAATAAAAGTTGGATATCATTCAACAGTGAGTCCTTTGAACTGATTGATGAAGCCAAAGCAGATTGGCCGGTTAATTGGGTTAAGTGGTATGGCGCCGATGCATATGCTCTATATTATGGAGTATCTCTTCCTACAGAAGCTCAATGGGAGTACGCAGCAAAAGGAAGTTATGACTATGAATATCCAACAGATGACGGAACTTTAGATGAATTAAAAGCCAATTACAATGGTGATAAACCAGGTTTCTATAATCCTGATGGACACTCGATTGCAGTTCGTTCATATGCTCCAAATCCTTTCGGCTTATATGATATGGGAGGCAATGTTTGGGAGTGGTGTGC
This window harbors:
- the ruvA gene encoding Holliday junction branch migration protein RuvA, producing MIGRLRGLLVEKQAPEILLEVQGLGYEVQMPLTSFYELPELNQEAIVYTHFVVREDAQLLYGFITKQERALFRLLIKTNGVGPKLALTILSGMTASEFVACVERDDIATLVKLPGVGKKTAERLLVEMRDKLKSLMEASAGSEREFMLKSNYTPAPVINTAEEDAIAALLSLGYKPAQASKAVSAVYQDGMDSETLIKSSLKSML
- the ruvB gene encoding Holliday junction branch migration DNA helicase RuvB; amino-acid sequence: MIEADRLIHAEPQGPEERDEQIDRAMRPKLLDEYTGQDDTRAQLKIFIKAAQNRGEALDHMLIYGPPGLGKTTLAMIVANEMGVNIKSTSGPVLEKAGDLAALLTNLEPGDVLFIDEIHRLSSVVEEILYPAMEDYQLDIMIGEGPAARSIKLDLPPFTLIGATTRAGALTSPLRARFGIPLRLEFYNTKDLSSIVSRSANVLELPIDDEGAIELAKRSRGTPRIANRLLRRVRDFAEVKHDGEINKAVADLALDMLDIDSEGFDYMDRKLLLAIIDKFMGGPVGLDNLAAAIGEERETIEDVLEPFLIQQGFIQRTPRGRIATDRAYRHFDIIQPEK
- a CDS encoding formylglycine-generating enzyme family protein, coding for MNKISITLLACASILNLSGCNLGDDTASEEKTVIEEPSDDPTGIELPADIDLVDISGGVFEMGGYSMSGDSPVVSVTVSDFAISDTEVTNAQYTEFLNSAYIDGWISVELQTTNDPCGKYEEYMVVATGVAPHSGEIYLQLGETGGCTSGGEEENINNKSWISFNSESFELIDEAKADWPVNWVKWYGADAYALYYGVSLPTEAQWEYAAKGSYDYEYPTDDGTLDELKANYNGDKPGFYNPDGHSIAVRSYAPNPFGLYDMGGNVWEWCADYYDANFYADGTIDPVNNSANPEETRVRRGGSWNYHAATLLSYARAYDFESRGNNHFGFRIVQNPIE